A window of Halobellus sp. LT62 contains these coding sequences:
- a CDS encoding HVO_2142 family zinc finger protein, with translation MSTQRPPDIGSRTCPDCGEEMSFNGVQPAGYAQFFCEQCRYRRDTFVGSDIDA, from the coding sequence ATGTCGACTCAGCGGCCACCGGACATCGGTTCGCGGACGTGTCCCGACTGTGGTGAGGAGATGTCTTTCAACGGCGTGCAACCCGCGGGATACGCGCAGTTCTTCTGCGAGCAGTGTCGGTATCGACGAGACACGTTCGTCGGGAGCGATATCGACGCGTAA
- a CDS encoding two-component system sensor histidine kinase NtrB — MEPSALPAGPDEFYQTLVESSAEGMLTIDSESTIVYANSAIEEILGYSPEELIGSSKMKIIPERLRPVHGAALATYVETGSRNIDWEGVELPALHKNGHEVPTLISLREHTHGGEQYFTGVIRDITERRQREDELRDQKERLDEFADILAHDIRNPLSVARGYTELASKRDETPELEQVLEALDRIDRLVDDVLALSRQGRFIGETEPVDLEATVRDAWNNVETGAATLRVESGLETITADKSRLEELFENLFRNAVEHGSTSPSSQAQTDAVEHGSTSSPSQTQGNPGENGVPEDGATAGVTVSVGHLDHGPGFYVADDGPGVPDSIGDSIFEHGYSTREDGTGYGLSIVKQLAEAHGWTVSVTESESGGARFEITGVEIAA; from the coding sequence ATGGAACCGAGCGCGCTCCCAGCCGGTCCTGACGAGTTCTACCAAACGCTGGTCGAGAGTTCCGCGGAGGGAATGCTGACGATCGATTCGGAGAGTACGATCGTGTACGCCAACTCCGCTATCGAAGAGATCCTTGGGTATTCACCCGAGGAACTGATCGGTAGCTCGAAAATGAAGATCATCCCGGAGCGATTACGGCCGGTCCACGGCGCTGCGCTGGCGACCTACGTCGAAACCGGATCCCGAAACATCGACTGGGAGGGCGTCGAACTGCCGGCATTACACAAAAACGGCCACGAGGTGCCGACGCTGATCAGCCTCCGAGAGCACACCCACGGCGGCGAACAGTACTTCACCGGGGTCATCCGTGATATCACGGAACGCCGGCAGCGCGAGGACGAACTCCGAGATCAGAAAGAGCGACTCGACGAGTTCGCAGACATCCTCGCACACGACATTCGAAATCCGCTGTCGGTGGCGCGTGGGTACACCGAACTGGCGAGCAAACGGGACGAGACGCCCGAGTTGGAGCAGGTCCTCGAAGCACTCGATCGGATCGACCGACTCGTCGACGACGTCTTGGCACTCTCGCGACAGGGGCGCTTCATCGGCGAAACCGAACCCGTTGATCTCGAAGCCACCGTTCGAGACGCGTGGAACAACGTCGAAACCGGGGCGGCCACGTTGCGCGTCGAATCCGGTCTCGAAACAATCACCGCCGACAAAAGCCGGTTAGAAGAGCTGTTCGAGAACCTCTTTCGGAACGCCGTGGAACACGGTTCCACGAGCCCGTCTTCGCAGGCTCAGACGGACGCCGTAGAGCACGGCTCTACGAGCTCTCCTTCGCAAACTCAGGGGAACCCCGGAGAGAACGGCGTCCCGGAAGACGGCGCGACGGCAGGGGTGACTGTCAGCGTCGGGCATCTCGACCACGGACCGGGATTCTACGTCGCCGACGACGGCCCGGGCGTTCCCGACAGCATCGGCGATTCGATCTTCGAACACGGGTACTCGACGCGAGAAGACGGAACCGGCTACGGCCTCTCGATCGTGAAACAGCTCGCGGAAGCGCACGGGTGGACGGTTTCGGTGACCGAAAGCGAGAGCGGCGGTGCCAGATTCGAGATCACCGGCGTCGAGATCGCGGCGTGA
- a CDS encoding VOC family protein: protein MSNEPKVTAERPDSPFHTTGTDHITIWGSNEEDTLAFYRDLLGMPLVLRQPNLDDPSQTHLFFDTGDGRILTVFVGDRASNRGPQRGGTGSVHHLCFSIPPEDFEDVASALEDAGRNYNVFDRGIFFSLYTHDNNGLVIELSTDKYDIPDDRRGEVLAKAQELRVEDGAEYAKDEHLAAALEALGLDADPYDLPDASSGVGGVN from the coding sequence ATGAGCAACGAACCGAAAGTCACCGCGGAGCGACCGGACAGCCCCTTTCACACGACCGGCACTGACCACATCACCATCTGGGGAAGCAACGAGGAGGACACGCTCGCATTCTATCGGGACCTCCTCGGGATGCCGTTGGTCCTCAGACAGCCGAACCTCGACGACCCCTCGCAGACGCACCTGTTCTTCGACACCGGCGACGGCCGGATCCTGACCGTCTTCGTCGGCGACCGAGCGTCGAATCGCGGCCCCCAGCGCGGCGGCACCGGCTCGGTGCACCACCTCTGTTTCAGCATCCCGCCGGAGGACTTCGAGGACGTCGCGAGCGCGCTCGAAGACGCCGGTCGCAACTACAACGTCTTCGATCGGGGGATCTTCTTCTCGCTCTACACCCACGACAACAACGGTCTCGTGATCGAGCTTTCGACCGACAAATACGACATCCCGGACGACCGCCGCGGCGAGGTGCTCGCGAAGGCCCAAGAGCTGCGTGTCGAGGACGGCGCGGAGTACGCGAAGGACGAGCACCTCGCGGCCGCCCTCGAAGCGCTCGGGCTCGATGCCGACCCGTACGATCTCCCCGACGCGTCTTCGGGCGTCGGCGGCGTGAACTGA
- a CDS encoding ribonucleotide-diphosphate reductase subunit beta, with the protein MPLLNHDAEHDPNKILPIDYDWAREYYRDGVANNWVPEEIPMQEDITQWNGDDLTDSERQLVEWNLGFFSTAESLTANNIVLAIYEYVTAPECRQYLLRQAYEEAIHTDTFIYCCDSLGFEPEYLYGMYDRIPSIREKDEFVVDLTQNIDDSEFRLEDTEDVRDLLRDLVGFYVVMEGVFFYAGFAMMLALKRRNRMVGIGQQFEYIMRDESLHVGFGVDLINQIRREHPEAWTDEFGAEVRELIETAVDLEATYAREACPEDVLGMGPEQFVEYVEHVADRRLGQLDLDESYGTDNPFPWMSEAVDLNKEKNFFETQVTEYQSGGSLEW; encoded by the coding sequence ATGCCACTACTCAACCACGACGCCGAACACGATCCGAACAAGATCCTGCCGATCGACTACGACTGGGCCCGCGAGTACTACCGCGACGGCGTCGCCAACAACTGGGTTCCCGAGGAGATCCCGATGCAGGAGGACATCACCCAGTGGAACGGCGACGACCTCACCGACTCGGAGCGACAGCTCGTCGAGTGGAACCTCGGGTTCTTCTCGACGGCGGAGTCGCTGACGGCGAACAACATCGTGCTCGCGATCTACGAGTACGTCACCGCGCCGGAGTGCCGTCAGTACCTCCTGCGACAGGCCTACGAGGAGGCGATCCACACGGACACGTTCATCTACTGCTGTGACTCGCTGGGGTTCGAGCCGGAGTACCTCTACGGGATGTACGACCGCATCCCCTCGATCCGCGAGAAGGACGAGTTCGTCGTCGATCTCACGCAGAACATCGATGACTCCGAATTTCGACTGGAAGACACAGAAGACGTCCGCGACCTCCTGCGGGACCTCGTCGGCTTCTACGTCGTGATGGAGGGCGTGTTCTTCTACGCCGGCTTCGCGATGATGCTCGCGCTGAAGCGACGGAATCGAATGGTCGGGATCGGCCAGCAGTTCGAGTACATCATGCGCGACGAGTCGCTGCACGTGGGCTTCGGCGTCGACCTCATCAACCAGATCCGCCGGGAGCACCCCGAGGCGTGGACCGACGAGTTCGGCGCGGAGGTGCGCGAGTTGATCGAGACCGCCGTCGATCTGGAGGCGACTTATGCACGGGAGGCCTGCCCCGAGGACGTCCTCGGGATGGGTCCCGAGCAGTTCGTCGAGTACGTCGAGCACGTCGCCGACCGTCGGCTCGGACAGCTGGACCTCGACGAGAGCTACGGCACCGACAACCCCTTCCCGTGGATGAGCGAGGCCGTCGACCTGAACAAGGAGAAGAACTTCTTCGAGACGCAGGTGACCGAGTACCAGAGCGGCGGTTCATTGGAGTGGTGA
- a CDS encoding ABC transporter ATP-binding protein: MRENGRFERVESEMESSVAAAESDAADRGDDPSATPTESADSSGEPTSDAGDASDAVELQGERLEIGYPTTAEPVVECERVLLPSGEVTALVGPNGSGKSTLLKSMANQLAPEHGAIRLDGQKVQSLDSKELARRLGLLSQEHDSPASLTVEELAYHGRYPHRGFFESVGDDDRRAVERAIELAGVEHLREKSMANLSGGQKQLAWIAMVLAQETDVLLLDEPTTYLDLHHQLRVMEVVRKLNREDGVTVGIVLHDIGQAARFADNLIAMKDGSPYDWGPPREVVTEELLSTVFRVDASVDAESATGPHIAPHRALDE; the protein is encoded by the coding sequence ATGCGCGAGAACGGACGCTTCGAACGGGTGGAATCGGAGATGGAATCGAGCGTCGCGGCAGCCGAAAGCGACGCGGCCGACCGTGGCGACGACCCCTCTGCCACGCCGACTGAATCGGCCGACTCCTCGGGCGAACCGACGTCCGACGCCGGTGACGCCAGCGACGCCGTCGAGCTACAGGGCGAACGGCTCGAAATCGGCTATCCGACGACGGCGGAGCCGGTCGTCGAGTGCGAGCGGGTCCTGCTTCCCTCCGGCGAGGTGACCGCGCTCGTCGGCCCGAACGGCAGCGGCAAGAGCACGCTCCTGAAATCGATGGCGAATCAACTGGCCCCCGAGCACGGGGCGATCAGGTTGGACGGCCAAAAGGTGCAGTCGCTCGACTCGAAGGAGCTCGCCCGCCGCCTCGGCCTGCTCTCTCAAGAGCACGACTCGCCCGCGAGCCTCACGGTCGAGGAACTCGCATACCACGGGCGGTATCCGCACCGCGGGTTCTTCGAGTCCGTCGGCGACGACGACCGGCGCGCCGTCGAGCGGGCGATCGAACTGGCCGGCGTCGAGCACCTCCGCGAGAAGTCGATGGCGAACCTCAGCGGCGGACAGAAACAGCTCGCGTGGATCGCGATGGTGCTCGCCCAGGAGACCGACGTGCTGTTGCTCGACGAGCCGACGACGTACCTCGATCTCCACCACCAGCTTCGCGTGATGGAAGTCGTGCGGAAACTCAACCGCGAGGACGGCGTCACCGTCGGGATCGTCCTGCACGATATCGGACAGGCCGCGCGCTTCGCCGACAACCTCATCGCGATGAAGGACGGCTCGCCGTACGACTGGGGTCCGCCGCGGGAGGTCGTCACCGAGGAACTCCTGTCAACCGTGTTCCGCGTCGACGCCAGCGTCGACGCCGAGAGCGCGACCGGCCCGCACATCGCGCCGCACCGCGCGCTCGACGAGTAG
- a CDS encoding DUF7260 family protein: protein MSDVESAIRELTAARRVVRDELRETERQRCGFEQFRGAVTALEAERGVASGATAQPTPSAPGWSTGAVGSATATAATTDDRCRRVRAAFEELVLPHVEEEAGGVPATLAAELSGEVAVALAAEGGGNRFTEPLRRAILEHVDQRLAESRVMIRALTRERDSLDEAIALLKRVDRELPAVDDSVVLLSTDEELWERRRRAALLETDLEAALRDRQSTLGDVVASEVKAGIEHDTVVEYLFGEREVTYPALDALTRAVRECRGRIDALDSTLDAA, encoded by the coding sequence ATGTCCGACGTCGAGTCTGCGATTCGAGAGCTGACGGCGGCTCGACGCGTCGTCCGCGACGAACTCCGCGAGACCGAGCGCCAACGGTGCGGGTTCGAGCAGTTCCGGGGAGCGGTAACCGCGCTGGAGGCCGAACGGGGCGTCGCGAGCGGGGCGACCGCACAGCCGACGCCGTCCGCGCCGGGGTGGTCGACGGGAGCGGTCGGTTCGGCGACGGCCACCGCGGCGACGACGGATGACCGGTGTCGCCGCGTCCGCGCGGCGTTCGAGGAACTGGTCCTCCCGCACGTCGAGGAGGAAGCCGGCGGCGTACCGGCGACACTCGCCGCGGAGTTGAGCGGCGAAGTCGCGGTCGCGCTTGCCGCGGAGGGCGGCGGCAATCGATTCACCGAGCCGCTTCGGCGGGCTATTCTCGAACACGTCGACCAGCGTCTCGCCGAGAGCCGGGTGATGATCCGCGCGCTGACGCGCGAGCGCGACTCCCTCGACGAGGCGATCGCGCTGCTGAAGCGCGTCGACCGCGAGCTTCCGGCCGTCGACGACTCGGTGGTGTTGCTCTCGACTGACGAGGAGCTGTGGGAGCGTCGTCGGCGCGCCGCATTGCTCGAAACCGACCTCGAAGCGGCCCTCCGCGACCGACAGTCCACGCTTGGGGACGTCGTCGCCTCGGAGGTGAAAGCCGGCATCGAACACGACACCGTCGTCGAGTACCTCTTCGGCGAGCGTGAGGTCACCTACCCCGCCCTCGACGCGCTCACCCGCGCAGTCCGGGAGTGTCGAGGGCGGATCGACGCGCTCGATTCGACGCTCGACGCGGCGTGA
- a CDS encoding ABC transporter substrate-binding protein, which produces MASLDGEISRRALLQYGAGVSTTGLLAGCTGGSGGIAAPSQEEGAYSVEIEPVGEVSFDAVPETWVANNGSWADMGIALGREPPKAVWLPGRYHTQYYEEIPDVSVDGDAVQQLWGDGGVGKEQFYELDADVHIFDPNFPLERGGWEETDIERLETQVGPIFGNSIFSRTYPWHEDYRYYTLYEAFEKLSEVFRETERFEAFEEVHADFQSNLAPVVPGRSERPSVAVVWGGGDEPETFYPYVQSEGTSFKHLRDLGVKDALAETDVKDFHSSRGEIDYETLLDIDPEVLLVRGQEAKSASEFSETVVAFMRDHNVASELTAVENGDVYRAGPLYQGPITNLVVTERLARALYDVEEELFDTERVGAIVNGEF; this is translated from the coding sequence ATGGCAAGCCTAGACGGCGAAATTTCACGACGTGCGCTGCTCCAATACGGTGCGGGAGTATCGACCACCGGGCTTCTCGCCGGGTGTACCGGCGGATCGGGTGGAATCGCCGCACCGTCACAGGAGGAGGGCGCGTACTCGGTGGAGATCGAACCGGTCGGTGAAGTCTCCTTCGATGCGGTCCCCGAAACGTGGGTCGCCAACAACGGCAGTTGGGCGGATATGGGGATCGCACTCGGGCGGGAGCCGCCGAAGGCGGTCTGGCTTCCGGGTCGCTATCACACGCAGTACTACGAGGAGATCCCCGACGTGAGCGTCGACGGCGACGCCGTCCAACAGCTCTGGGGCGACGGCGGCGTCGGCAAAGAGCAGTTCTACGAACTCGACGCCGACGTCCACATCTTCGATCCGAACTTCCCGCTCGAACGCGGCGGTTGGGAGGAGACCGACATCGAGCGGCTGGAGACGCAGGTCGGCCCGATATTCGGCAACAGCATCTTCTCGCGAACGTACCCGTGGCACGAGGACTACCGGTATTACACGCTGTATGAGGCCTTCGAGAAACTCTCGGAAGTGTTCCGAGAAACCGAGCGGTTCGAGGCCTTCGAGGAGGTCCACGCCGACTTCCAGTCGAATCTCGCCCCGGTCGTCCCCGGTCGGAGCGAGCGGCCGTCGGTCGCCGTCGTCTGGGGCGGCGGCGACGAGCCCGAGACGTTCTACCCGTACGTGCAAAGCGAGGGGACGAGTTTCAAACACCTCCGCGACCTCGGTGTGAAAGACGCGCTCGCGGAGACTGACGTGAAAGACTTCCACAGCAGCCGCGGGGAGATCGACTACGAGACGCTCCTCGACATCGACCCCGAGGTGCTACTCGTCCGGGGACAGGAGGCGAAGAGCGCCTCCGAGTTCAGCGAGACGGTAGTCGCGTTTATGCGGGACCACAACGTCGCGAGCGAACTGACGGCCGTGGAGAACGGCGACGTCTACCGGGCGGGCCCGCTGTATCAGGGGCCGATCACGAACCTCGTCGTGACCGAGCGGCTCGCGCGAGCGCTGTACGACGTCGAGGAGGAACTGTTCGACACAGAACGCGTCGGTGCGATCGTCAACGGGGAGTTCTGA
- a CDS encoding FecCD family ABC transporter permease, translated as MSGESLTESEPPTNGRLLAGVDAPLVSLCLASVAVVVAGGLIQVSFGSYSMTVWQAWQAVFDPQVLFNVRAWEAFLFGAELPEMNQRSLIVWNIRLPRVFVAAIVGMNLAVSGAIFQAVTRNELASPFILGVSSGAGLLILLTLVVFSGLSAFLPVVAAVGGAVAFLIVYAIAWKNGTSPVRLVLAGVIVGTVLQSLQTGLFFFADDIGVVQSAIAWTTGSLTGTDWEQVRMALPWTIVAMALSLLGARQLNVLLLGEQTARSLGMSVEKVRFALSGVAVLAAAASIAVAGIVGFVGLIVPHMVRNVVGSEYRKLIVGCLFAGPALLVTADVGARLGLELLVGASTQVPVGIVTGLVGGPYFLYLMRKQEALGEI; from the coding sequence ATGAGCGGCGAATCGCTCACCGAATCGGAGCCGCCGACGAACGGGCGGCTGCTCGCCGGCGTCGACGCGCCGCTCGTGAGCCTCTGTCTCGCGAGCGTCGCGGTCGTCGTCGCCGGCGGGCTCATACAGGTGAGTTTCGGATCGTACTCGATGACCGTTTGGCAGGCGTGGCAGGCGGTGTTCGACCCCCAAGTGCTCTTCAACGTCCGTGCGTGGGAAGCGTTCCTGTTCGGCGCGGAACTCCCGGAGATGAACCAGCGGAGCCTCATCGTCTGGAACATCCGGCTGCCGCGCGTGTTCGTCGCCGCCATTGTCGGGATGAACCTCGCCGTCTCCGGAGCGATATTTCAGGCCGTGACGCGAAACGAGCTGGCGAGCCCGTTCATCCTCGGAGTCTCCTCCGGCGCGGGGCTGTTGATCCTGCTCACGCTCGTCGTGTTCTCGGGGCTATCGGCCTTTCTACCGGTCGTCGCCGCGGTCGGCGGGGCAGTCGCGTTTCTCATCGTCTACGCGATCGCGTGGAAGAACGGCACCTCACCGGTGCGGCTCGTCCTCGCGGGCGTGATCGTCGGGACAGTGTTGCAGTCTCTGCAGACCGGGCTGTTCTTCTTCGCCGACGACATCGGCGTGGTCCAGTCGGCGATCGCGTGGACGACGGGCTCGCTGACCGGGACCGACTGGGAACAGGTCCGGATGGCGCTGCCGTGGACGATCGTCGCTATGGCGCTGTCGCTCTTGGGCGCGCGGCAGTTGAACGTGCTCCTGCTCGGCGAGCAGACGGCGCGCTCGCTCGGGATGTCCGTCGAGAAAGTCAGGTTCGCGCTGTCGGGAGTCGCCGTCCTCGCAGCGGCCGCGAGCATCGCCGTCGCCGGGATCGTCGGCTTCGTCGGCCTGATCGTCCCGCATATGGTCCGCAACGTCGTCGGCAGCGAGTACCGAAAGCTGATCGTCGGCTGTCTCTTCGCCGGACCGGCGCTTTTGGTCACCGCTGACGTCGGTGCGCGGCTCGGATTGGAGCTCCTCGTCGGCGCGTCGACGCAGGTTCCGGTCGGAATCGTCACCGGACTCGTCGGCGGCCCGTACTTCCTCTATCTGATGCGGAAACAGGAGGCGCTGGGTGAGATCTGA
- a CDS encoding ribonucleoside-diphosphate reductase subunit alpha encodes MASASTTRHAELRSILDRARRGQTDVVNDDTAAELEREAERDLYEGASREEVYEALVNVTTARIERDPAYKRVAAELHFDRYFSEVTGREPVELEGGSDIEYETLYRETFVENVERGVEVDRLDERLADGRFDLDALAEALALERDRKFEYLAASTLTQRYFLRVEQDGEPLELPQAFWMRVAMGLAIEEDDPQRRALEFYDVLSRHLFTPSTPTLFHSGTTHPQLSSCYLTTVEDDLEHIFDSYKHHAQLSKWSGGLGNDWTNLRAAGALIESTGVESTGTVPFLKISNDVTAAINRSGKRRGAACAYLACWHLDFPEFLDLRRNTGDERRRTHDMNTAAWVPDLFMKRVEADEQWTLFSPDEVPELHDTYGEEFEELYRKYEKQADSGELRQYERVDAADLWRTMLTRLFETGHPWITFKDPCNVRSPQDHVGTVHSSNLCTEITLNTSAEETAVCNLGSVNLANHVVSTGSAEGDESDRDGDDAELDRDALAETIETAMRMLDNVVDLCFYPTDRAERSNMRHRPIGLGVMGFHDALMRVGTPMGSEGGIERANRWQEFVSYHAILNSSRLAKERDAYETFEGSKWDRDIFPQDTVDLLEEERGREIPTDRIETLDWERVREHVAEHGMRNSNTMAVAPTATVSTINGTTPSIEPIYSNLYVKSNMSGDFTVVNDHLIADLKERGLWDAEMRDRIKFHDGSIQEIEEIPEELRELYRSAFEIDPRHQLDLTSHRGQWIDQSISHNVFFPSTDGSLLDDVYKTAWELGIKTTYYLRTLGASQIEKSTLDMDEYGRTQRRGVGSGGDGADGGATDDSGDAEGVDDDRNDHADGDRNDRDGGDLPGVEDPTCEVCQ; translated from the coding sequence ATGGCTAGCGCATCAACGACACGACACGCAGAGCTACGATCGATACTCGACAGAGCGCGGCGCGGACAGACCGACGTCGTCAACGACGACACCGCCGCCGAACTCGAACGAGAGGCCGAACGCGACCTCTACGAGGGAGCCTCCCGAGAGGAGGTGTACGAGGCGCTCGTCAACGTGACGACGGCACGGATCGAGCGCGACCCGGCGTACAAGCGGGTCGCCGCCGAACTCCACTTCGATCGGTACTTCAGCGAGGTGACCGGCCGGGAGCCGGTCGAACTCGAAGGCGGTTCTGACATCGAGTATGAGACGCTGTACAGAGAGACGTTCGTCGAGAACGTCGAGCGCGGCGTCGAGGTCGACCGCCTCGACGAGCGACTCGCCGACGGCCGGTTCGACCTCGACGCGTTGGCCGAGGCGCTGGCGCTGGAGCGCGACCGGAAGTTCGAGTACCTCGCGGCGTCGACGCTGACGCAGCGGTACTTCCTTCGAGTCGAACAGGACGGCGAACCACTCGAACTCCCGCAGGCGTTCTGGATGCGCGTCGCGATGGGGCTGGCGATCGAGGAGGACGACCCACAGAGGCGAGCGTTGGAGTTCTACGACGTCCTCTCGCGGCACCTGTTCACCCCCTCGACGCCGACGCTGTTCCACAGCGGGACGACGCACCCGCAGCTGTCCTCCTGCTATCTCACGACCGTCGAAGACGACCTCGAACACATCTTCGACTCCTACAAGCACCACGCGCAGCTCTCGAAGTGGAGCGGCGGCCTCGGCAACGACTGGACGAATCTCCGCGCGGCGGGCGCGCTCATCGAGAGCACCGGTGTCGAATCGACCGGGACGGTCCCGTTCCTGAAGATCAGCAACGACGTCACCGCCGCGATCAACCGCTCGGGCAAGCGCCGCGGGGCCGCCTGCGCGTACCTCGCGTGTTGGCACCTCGACTTCCCGGAGTTCCTCGATTTGCGTCGCAATACCGGCGACGAGCGACGCCGCACCCACGATATGAACACCGCGGCGTGGGTGCCGGACCTCTTTATGAAGCGCGTCGAGGCCGACGAGCAGTGGACGCTCTTCTCGCCCGACGAGGTGCCCGAACTGCACGACACCTACGGCGAGGAGTTCGAGGAACTGTACCGCAAATACGAGAAACAGGCCGACTCGGGCGAGCTTCGGCAGTACGAGCGCGTCGACGCCGCCGACCTCTGGCGGACGATGCTCACGCGACTCTTCGAGACTGGTCACCCGTGGATCACGTTCAAAGACCCCTGTAACGTCCGATCGCCGCAGGACCACGTCGGCACCGTCCACTCCTCGAACCTCTGCACGGAGATCACGCTCAACACCAGCGCCGAGGAGACGGCAGTCTGTAACCTCGGCAGCGTCAACCTCGCGAACCACGTCGTCAGCACTGGGAGCGCCGAGGGCGACGAGTCCGACCGCGACGGCGACGACGCGGAACTGGACCGCGACGCCCTCGCCGAGACGATCGAAACCGCGATGCGGATGCTCGACAACGTCGTCGACCTCTGTTTTTACCCCACCGACCGGGCCGAGCGCTCGAACATGCGACACCGACCGATCGGGCTGGGCGTGATGGGCTTCCACGACGCGCTGATGCGCGTCGGCACACCGATGGGCTCTGAAGGGGGAATCGAGCGGGCGAACCGCTGGCAGGAGTTCGTCTCCTATCACGCGATCTTGAACAGCTCACGGCTGGCGAAAGAGCGCGACGCCTACGAGACCTTCGAGGGGAGCAAGTGGGACCGCGACATCTTCCCGCAGGATACCGTCGATCTGCTCGAAGAAGAGCGCGGCCGCGAGATCCCGACCGACCGGATCGAGACGCTCGATTGGGAGCGCGTGCGCGAGCACGTCGCCGAACACGGGATGCGGAACTCGAACACGATGGCGGTCGCGCCGACGGCGACCGTCTCAACGATCAACGGGACGACGCCCTCGATCGAGCCGATCTACTCGAACCTCTACGTCAAATCGAACATGAGCGGCGACTTCACCGTCGTCAACGACCACCTCATCGCGGACCTGAAGGAGCGCGGCCTGTGGGACGCGGAGATGCGCGATCGCATCAAGTTCCACGACGGGTCGATCCAAGAGATCGAGGAGATCCCCGAGGAGCTTCGGGAGCTGTACCGCAGCGCGTTCGAGATCGACCCGCGGCACCAACTCGATCTGACCTCCCACCGCGGACAGTGGATCGACCAGTCGATCTCGCACAACGTGTTCTTCCCGAGCACCGACGGCTCGCTGCTCGACGACGTCTACAAGACGGCGTGGGAACTCGGGATCAAGACGACCTACTACCTTCGGACGCTCGGAGCCTCGCAGATCGAGAAGTCGACGCTGGACATGGATGAGTACGGTCGCACCCAGCGCCGGGGTGTCGGCTCCGGCGGAGACGGCGCGGACGGCGGTGCGACCGACGACTCGGGCGACGCCGAGGGCGTTGACGACGACCGCAACGATCACGCTGACGGCGACCGGAACGACCGCGACGGGGGCGATCTCCCCGGCGTCGAGGATCCGACCTGCGAAGTCTGTCAGTGA
- a CDS encoding zinc-dependent alcohol dehydrogenase family protein — MRAAVYHGPRDVRVEDVPEPELESPTDAVVRVTHTAVCGSDLWFYRGESDRDPGSTVGHEPMGIVEAVGDDVRSVDPGDRVFAPFKISCGSCEFCRKGLHTSCVNGDGWGGDNGGAQGEKIRCPHADGTLVRVPDRHADDEETLRSVLPLTDVMGTGHHAAVNAGVDTGDTCVVVGDGAVGLCGVLAARRLGAERIVAVGHHENRLELADDFGATDLVAARGEDAIEEVKTLTNGGANHVLECVGAASSMETAAAVCRPGGTVGYVGVPHGLDGGLDLFDFFGDNVTLRGGVAPVRAYAEELMTDVLQGTLDPAPVFTKTVGLDDVAEGYRAMDEREAIKVLVEVE; from the coding sequence ATGCGCGCCGCAGTCTATCACGGCCCCCGCGACGTCCGCGTCGAGGACGTTCCCGAACCCGAGCTCGAATCGCCGACCGACGCGGTCGTCCGCGTGACTCACACCGCAGTCTGCGGTTCCGACCTCTGGTTCTACAGAGGGGAAAGCGACCGCGACCCGGGATCGACCGTCGGTCACGAGCCGATGGGGATCGTCGAAGCCGTCGGCGACGACGTCCGCTCGGTCGACCCGGGCGACCGCGTCTTCGCGCCGTTCAAGATCAGTTGCGGCTCCTGTGAGTTCTGCCGGAAGGGACTGCACACCTCCTGTGTCAACGGCGACGGCTGGGGTGGCGACAACGGCGGCGCACAGGGCGAGAAGATCCGCTGTCCGCACGCCGACGGCACGCTCGTCCGCGTGCCCGACCGCCACGCCGACGACGAGGAGACGCTCCGCTCGGTGCTCCCGCTGACGGACGTTATGGGAACCGGCCACCACGCGGCGGTGAACGCGGGCGTCGACACCGGCGACACCTGCGTCGTCGTCGGCGACGGCGCGGTCGGCCTCTGCGGCGTCCTCGCGGCGCGCCGTCTGGGCGCGGAGCGAATCGTCGCGGTCGGCCACCACGAGAATCGGCTCGAACTCGCCGACGACTTCGGCGCGACAGACCTCGTCGCAGCGCGCGGCGAGGACGCGATCGAGGAAGTCAAAACGCTGACGAACGGCGGCGCGAACCACGTGCTCGAATGCGTCGGTGCGGCGTCGTCGATGGAGACGGCCGCCGCGGTCTGTCGACCCGGCGGAACGGTCGGCTACGTCGGCGTCCCGCACGGGCTGGACGGCGGGCTCGACCTCTTCGACTTCTTCGGCGACAACGTCACACTTCGGGGCGGGGTCGCGCCCGTCCGCGCGTACGCGGAGGAGTTAATGACGGACGTGCTGCAGGGGACGCTCGACCCCGCGCCGGTCTTCACGAAGACCGTCGGGCTCGACGACGTCGCCGAGGGCTATCGGGCGATGGACGAGCGCGAAGCGATCAAGGTGCTCGTCGAGGTCGAATAG